TGCAACTTCAGATATgctacatttgtgtgtttcatacaTATGAGGTAGTtttgattacatgtatatgtgcTGAGTTTCTCattgggaggaggaggggatggtggatggtctAACAGTATTTGTAGcaacaaatgtgggtgttttgtaataAGAGTTTAgtacatttccagctgtggttTTAGCGGCAGAAGTAGGTATTTTGTAACAAGCGTCTGGGACatatccagccatgtttgtagcaacaaaagcgggTCTTTTTTAATGAGACCTCGGTACATTTCTAGCTGTGTTTCTAGCAAcaaaaagtgggtgttttgtatTTCTAGCCGTGTTTGTAGTGACAGAAGTGtgtattttgtaaaaataatttggtatatttttagccatgttttcagcagcaaaagtgggtgtttttaaatgagagTTTGgtacatttccagccatgattgtaGCAACATCAACGGGTGTTTCGTAATGAGAGTTCTAAACATTCAGTTCCCgccatgtttgtagtgacagaAGCTGGTGTTTTTAAGGAGAGTTTGGTACATTTTTAGCTGTATTTGCAGCAAcagatgtgggtgttttgtaatgaAAGTTTAGTATATTTCCAGCCGTGGTTTTAGCGACAGGTGTGGGTATTTTCTAACAAGACTTTTGTAACATTTCTAGCTGTGTTTGTAATAAAAGTTTAGTACATTTCTAGCCGTGTTTGTAGTGACAgatgtgtgtattttgtaacGAGAGTTCGGGACatatccagccatgtttgtagcaacaaaagtgggtcttttttaatgagaccattgtacatttctagctgtgtttctagcaacaaaagtgggtgttttgtaaaagAGATGGCACATTTCTAGCCGTGTTTGTCGTGACAGAAGTGTGTATTTTGTAACAAGAGTTCGGTAAATATCCagtcatgtttgtagcaacaaaagcgggTCTTTTTTAATGAGACTTTGATACATTTCTAGCTTTGTTTTTAGCAACAAAAGAGGGTGTTTTGTAAAAAGAGTTTGGTATATTTTAGCCATGTTAACCACGTGCTTTTTATTTCTAAACATATAGCAtacccatggtttgcagaaacgttggacaatgccaacatttgtaCTAGTGATTGGGTTGCTCCAAAATTTAAACTTTTCCTGAGCTAAAAAAAGCAGCCATGTTTTGACCTTTGTAacaatgctttttttaattttatttttttaaataatccaTTAAGTTTTAAAATGGTTTATTTAGCTTCAGGAGGGAACTCTTATAATTGTACACATCAAAGGCTGTTTACAGGACTTGGGAAGCAATAGTGcatatgtgaaaacaaaagtattAATCCATATCTTGACACCAAAGTGTTGACAAGAGCTGAAGACTACAGatctgaaaaatacaaacatctGAGGCATGGTGTTGGAGAGAAGTGAGCTTAACAGACCTCTGTAACCggctcctcatctctgcttgtGTTTAGAGGCTTGAAGTTACATTAGATGtagcacaacacaacaaaatctCCAACCAAACTGTCAGGGTGTGagttgtgggtaatgtaggtgcCAGGTTTTGACAAGTGTTCATCATGAGTCTGACAGTGTAACGGGTCTGCAATGCTAAATCAGAGTTTGCTtctaagaaaaataaatatagaaaatTCCAGATtccctttgttgtgttttgactAATTACTGACAGAGATCTCTAagtcactgttgtgttttctctgttcAAAGGAGTGTTCACTCCAGGGTAATATTTATTGCATAAGTCCATTCACTATCTGCCTCAGAATTACATGTACTCCTCTGTAATATGTCTTAAATTGCTGGCTCCTATGAAGGTCAATAATTTGCTCTCTGTTGGGTCAGACTCAGTGAGGAACTCTCCGTGCTGCATTCAGTTTGGAGGGTCTTTTGTTTGGCCCCGACCCCTTCTCCTTTTTAGACCACTTCACTTTCCTTTTATGTGACTTTTTCCAGTTGAAGCTGCTGCTCGTCTGTCAGCAACATTTGACTTCAAGCCTGCTTTCTCCCTCAGGACTCCCTGGAAAAGATATTACAGGTTTTGCTGAAGCAGCGAGGTTGAAAAGCTTTGATAGTTTCAAATGACATAAATTAcaaatgaaagtgaaactgtAAGGAGAAGTATTCTTAATTGATATAACATTTGCTTGACAAGATGTTCTAACTAAAGACAGACATAGCTGTAAATCTGATAACTCACAACATCTACTGATCAACTTCCACGTCACAGTTTCCATTAGGAGCTCTGTCCTCATAAATCAGAGATAAGGTAACAGACAAGACTGACATATAGGGGATGAGAAGGGGCTGCATAAACCCAGTGGACAGCAACATATTTTGGAAACatcaaaacacataaaaaacaaagggACCTGGAAAGAAACACCCAGCATCTGTGATGAAAGCGAAGCATGCCTGTCCCCATCCTTTTAGTTAAGCACAATGGTGGGATCTAATAGTGTGCAGTCAGAAAAAGCAAAACGTGTGACTAACAGGTTGAATGAAAGGATATTGCTTGGAACGACAGCCCAGCAGTGTGTCCAGTCCAAGCCAAGACATTTTGTTCTCTTGTTGGTAACAGTGACAACACATTGTTTGATCCTCACATGCTGGAAAACCAATTTATTTAATCGTTTGATAGCAGAACTTTGGCATTGGATAATAAATGTTGAAGCTGCTTAAAATTGGCAGCGCTTAATATTCTTCCTTACTGTTTTTCTAtgttaaaagataaaataaaaacgtgattgataagaaaaaaaatacagaaatagaaaataaaagccTCCTGAATAACTTGTTGCATGTTGGACCCTTTGTTGTATCTATTTTAAGATTTGGTTTTGGTGTATCTCTTTGGacaatggttttttttttcagttcataAAGCACGATGACGCCATGCTGTCACAGACAGTCTGTACTTCTAGGACATCATGTGAAGTTATTGACAACCTGTTTCTGCCATTCAGACTCAAGCAGCAGGGTGATCCAACAACACGCAGACAGACTGGAGTAAAACAGAGATaggatttttttcttaacaGAAAATTATATGCAAAAGAAAGCTGAAGAAATTGGATGATTTTCACAGAAACACTTTGGCGATTTTAATCAGGCGTGCGTAATTATATGATTCACTGGCGTGCGTATTTTGGTTTGTcggttattttagttttaatgCCTATTTTGTGTCGACACAACAACAAGAGGACCATTGGGCTGTTTGTTTGCAGAGTGCGACAGATGTGCACAGCCTGCAAGGAGGGTTTGGGTTTGTAGTGACAGCTCGCAGGCTGAAGCTCGCCGCCTTCACTGAGTATGGCACCAGCGGAGCGCACACGGAGCAAGTTGCACAGATCGCAGCAACATTGAGGAAAGCAGTTTCTGGACGCTCAATGGCAATCACTGCAGGGCTGAAGATACGTTTCTTTCTTTTACTGACCATCACAAAGGACGCAGCTTAGTTAGTAAGTTGTCGACATACGGCGAGTTGCGTGAGAGAAGACCAAACCTGAGGTAATTTTTAACCATCCACGATCATTAGCAAAAGTTATTGTCTTATGAGAGTGGGGGACATGTTTCATATTGATTTTATCTCAGCCCGTGTTGATGAAAGTAACGTTTACCGTACCCACAGCTGCATGCGTGAGCTGTAAAGTAGAATGTTTTAATGCGTTAAAGCTGAGCATCTGTTCCAAATCATTTAAACTACAGATTATTGATTGACGTGATCATTTGCCACTTTTTAGCCTCTGAAGTTTtattgcacatatttttatacaaaTAAATTATGCATCCCATCTACCATTTATCCTCTCCTTCAGATTTCATTTCCACCATGTCAGCCAATGGGAGCTCAGAGGCAAGttgcaggtcagaggtcagaccCAGCAACAGCACCTGCAGCCAGAAGGACCTGTCCATCACTGCCTCCGCCATCTCCATGACCATGGGCATCCTCTCCAACAGCCTCGCCCTCTTCATCCTCGTCAAGTCCTACAACCGTATCCGGATCAAGCACAAGGCGGCCTTCCTGCTGTTCGCCAGCAGCCTGGTGGTCACAGACCTGCTGGGTCACCTCGTCACTGGCTCCCTGGTGCTTTTTGTCTACAGCTTCCACAAGAAATGGGAGATGTTTGACCCTCACCACATTGTGTGCAGCATCTTTGGAGCATGCATGGTGTTTTTTGGTCTGAGCCCCTTGTTCCTGGGAAGCGCCATGGCGGTGGAGCGCTGCATTGGAGTCACCAGGCCTATCTTCCACTCCACAGCTTTAGCCTCCCGCCACATGAAAAGGCTGCTGGGACTCACGTGGTTGCTCGCTGCCCTGGTGGCTGTGCTGcctgtgctgctgtggaggcCCTACAGGGTTCAGAGCTCCAGGAGCTGGTGCTTCTTCCATATGGAGGAACCTAAGGACTGGCTGGATGTGCTCCTGCCTCTGCTTTTTTCTATGCTAGGGCTGCTGGCCCTGCTGCTCTCGATTGTGTGCAATACACTGACAAGTTGCGCGCTGCTGCAGGCCAGACTGCGCTGCAAGCATCACTGCAGAGGCACGTCATACCACATAGAGATGATCTGCCAGCTGCTGGCTATCATGTTGGTGTCCTGTGTGTGCTGGGGGCCTTTACTGGTAAGAATTTCTTCTTGGAAGACCTTTAACCCTTTTGTGATGCACATTCCCCACAGCCTGAAACCATGAAAATGAGTTGGAACTCCTTTTTAATTTGAGTTTATATCAAAGGTCCAGTatataggatttagggggagATACGGGCAGAAATTGTTTataatatgtttgttttcttaatcacttgaaaataagaatgattgtgtttttgttaccttagaatgagccatttatatctagaCAGAGAGAAGGTCCTCGGCTATGAGTCTTCCATGTTGCaccatcatgtttctacagtagccctgaacggacaaaccaaatgcTGACTCTAGaaagggccatttgcatttttgcattttcacgtCGGCAACTATAGTTAGCAGTCCCTCCTGACGAGCAGTGTctgaaaaacacttattttttaatatgaaacagctttattaagttttttttttaactagatTAAATCacagaatttgtttgttttggagaggaagagacttctgtggATGATTCGGTTCccagtaaaaatctcctgaatgtctggatttgaagttatcagagaaaattggtgagcacacattagttggtgctgggctagcggcctgTCTGTGATGAGctgaacagcattggagaaacattAATTGGTTACATGATCAGCTTAAAgttatagttggtaatcctgttcagaaacacttcttgggtgaaatggtccttcctTCCTGAGAGcagtcaatacataatgtgttcagaaaaaggaatgaaaaaaatccgacctctgtggcagctgcaggcccgTAAaacctctgaccaatccctgccattcggtgcgaatggaaagaaccaatcagatgccttcataTCTCGTCCTGCCCGAGCccccctccgtccctccctccctcctccctgcatgcactcatcacgtgtcaccgttgccggaaatattcagcacattcctcagcagaaatacctAGTTAGTAGGAGTTTGctcaacaatggcagagaaaatgcagccaaaagtatcACTTCCAGCGTTACTTGTAACGGCTCGCCccgctaaacaggctgagaaaagaaagtcggaggcagaaaaggctgcgacgaaatttggataaagcgagaggacaaaccagacgTCAACATCGGTGCAGCTTTTCaacggtggagacaactgagggagctgaagggcctgaaaagtgatgcagaggttgctgtctttctgttggacaggtaattatttgtttgcttggggggatttgttattttactcggctctcctctgccctgctgacTCCTACTGCAGTGCGGGATGCGCATTCAAGTTTGTGGGGCCGTGACTTTGGACGGCgcactgacgggagggggaggaggggatggGGCTGAGAGGAGGTGCCGttttcaaatcttgctagctctccaacattaccaactatagctttaagtcagtgttttttttatcagttttaatcatctgttccatttgttttggagaggaagagacctttgcagATACCTCACCTCCTGTTAAAaaccctcctgaacaataaacactgaaggaatcctgaTCGGAAGTTCCCGCTTTGCACAAGGGAGCTGTTCTctgctggttgcaatctgcaatattcaccactagatgccactaaatcctacgcaCTGTTTCTTTAATTGATCTCAATTTGTTACTAATAATCCAtttataattacatttacattcccACATCATTTTTTTGATCTTCAAACccc
This sequence is a window from Epinephelus lanceolatus isolate andai-2023 chromosome 6, ASM4190304v1, whole genome shotgun sequence. Protein-coding genes within it:
- the ptgfr gene encoding prostaglandin F2-alpha receptor translates to MSANGSSEASCRSEVRPSNSTCSQKDLSITASAISMTMGILSNSLALFILVKSYNRIRIKHKAAFLLFASSLVVTDLLGHLVTGSLVLFVYSFHKKWEMFDPHHIVCSIFGACMVFFGLSPLFLGSAMAVERCIGVTRPIFHSTALASRHMKRLLGLTWLLAALVAVLPVLLWRPYRVQSSRSWCFFHMEEPKDWLDVLLPLLFSMLGLLALLLSIVCNTLTSCALLQARLRCKHHCRGTSYHIEMICQLLAIMLVSCVCWGPLLIRVIMLSTRANSEPASFSLLMVVRMATWNQILDPWVYILLRKAVLRKIFTLFQSCWGPKSHNLYRWQRSILRSSTETSNSGRLPLRDTAVKSIT